Proteins encoded in a region of the Fusarium falciforme chromosome 6, complete sequence genome:
- a CDS encoding C2H2-type domain-containing protein, producing the protein MPLTTTSTLSCSTCQVSFETVQEQRQHAKSESHIENLRRKVADLGINTLPSSDTYQPSSSNHRSQSPNDKSSESDSGSDREVNQDDMPEFEPENCIFCSHRASDIDDNLAHMKTTHSLTIPFQDNLIVEPATLIWYLHFVIFGYHECILCGTRRRTVEGVQQHMLDKGHCRFEMSDEMMEFYDVEGLNSHSTQDLVRPDEDSIRLPSGKILSHRSQTASSSRPRITNQSTSIEQEPAAIPGAPPTDALTNRGRKETAMAAQLSRLSVKDQQSLMHLSAPQQRSLLAQRKKELETARRSERRMRIRMDRHSNKATVEHGRPWQSYLSI; encoded by the exons ATGCCATTAACAACTACATCAACATTATCGTGCTCGACCTGCCAGGTCTCGTTCGAGACTGTGCAAGAGCAACGACAACATGCCAAGAGCGAGTCGCA TATCGAGAACTTGAGGCGAAAGGTGGCCGATCTGGGCATCAACACTCTCCCTTCATCAGACACCTATCAACCCTCGAGCTCAAATCACCGCTCACAATCACCCAACGACAAGTCTTCTGAAAGCGACTCTGGGAGCGACCGTGAAGTCAACCAAGACGACATGCCCGAGTTTGAGCCCGAAAACTGCATCTTTTGCTCTCACCGAGCCTCGGACATCGACGACAATCTCGCCCACATGAAGACCACACACAGCCTCACAATCCCTTTCCAGGACAACCTCATCGTGGAGCCCGCCACATTGATATGGTATCTCCACTTTGTCATCTTTGGATACCACGAATGCATTCTCTGCGGGACGAGACGACGCACTGTTGAGGGTGTGCAGCAGCACATGCTCGACAAGGGACATTGTCGGTTTGAAATGTCggatgagatgatggaaTTTTACGACGTCGAAGGTCTCAACAGCCACAGCACCCAAGATCTTGTCCGACCAGACGAGGATAGTATTCGATTACCCTCTGGCAAGATTCTCTCCCATCGATCCCAAACCGCTTCATCAAGCAGACCACGGATTACAAACCAGTCAACATCCATCGAACAAGAACCAGCTGCTATCCCCGGCGCACCCCCTACAGACGCCCTCACAAATCGAGGACGCAAGGAAACAGCCATGGCAGCGCAGCTATCACGTCTAAGCGTCAAGGATCAGCAGAGCTTAATGCACCTCTCAGCTCCTCAGCAACGCAGTTTACTTGCACAGAGGAAAAAGGAACTCGAGACTGCACGACGGTCAGAACGTAGGATGCGGATTCGGATGGACAGACACAGCAACAAGGCTACTGTCGAGCATGGCCGTCCATGGCAATCGTACCTCTCTATTTGA
- a CDS encoding Protein transport protein BOS1, producing the protein MNISYNSALRQSKSLRAELSNLNTKPQASPAEIGNVSASIASFTKTLDEYQSLARQEIVPKKQDEAFERVKRFREDLSDFRSQVDSLKKVREDAQHQANRTELLGRRPYNATPENPYANATTTTQSTFQPRHSSHPSGPLTTGSPDEMREAHAFREQNFFANTNQALDDYIARGQAVLGDLGQQREMMKNTQKRLYNVANTLGVSGDTIRMVERRAREDKWIFFAGVVIFFLFCWLVLHFLR; encoded by the exons ATG AATATCTCGTATAATTCTGCCTTACGGCAGAGCAAGTCTCTCCGCGCGGAGctctccaacctcaacaccaaacccCAAGCATCTCCAGCTGAGATCGGCAACGTGTCTGCCTCAATCGCCTCCTTCACCAAGACCCTTGACGAGTACCAGAGCCTCGCGCGCCAGGAGATCGTACCCAAAAAGCAGGATGAGGCATTCGAGCGAGTAAAGAGGTTCCGCGAGGACCTGTCCGACTTTCGATCGCAGGTCGATTCGCTAAAGAAGGTCCGCGAAGACGCACAGCATCAGGCCAATCGCACAGAACTACTTGGGCGAAGACCGTACAATGCGACACCCGAAAATCCTTATGCGAATGCTACTACGACAACGCAATCTACTTTCCAACCTCGACACTCGTCCCATCCTAGCGGCCCCTTGACGACTGGCTCCCCCGACGAGATGCGTGAGGCGCATGCGTTCCGAGAGCAAAACTTCTTTGCAAACACGAATCAGGCGCTGGATGACTACATAGCCCGTGGGCAGGCAGTTCTTGGCGACCTTGGCCAGCAACgcgagatgatgaagaacaCACAGAAGCGACTTTACAATGTGGCCAACACTCTGGGTGTTAGTGGAGACACCATCCGCATGGTCGAGCGGCGCGCGCGCGAGGATAAATGGATCTTCTTTGCCGGAGtggtcatcttcttcctgtTCTGCTGGCTGGTACTCCATTTCttgcgatga
- a CDS encoding Mitochondrial intermembrane space import and assembly protein 40: MYRTTLRSASRPVIASLRSSTLRAAPRRFASTAAPADKSRTWKSSVARLGLAAAAVYYYNTSPVFAEEAASQKIAAPAAFSDDDLPTVDSVLEEKRKQIKKQSPEKKPAESPEPETGAQSTVAADGSPAALEEEAGQQGAFNPETGEINWDCPCLGGMAHGPCGEEFKTAFSCFVFSTEEPKGMDCIDKFQGMQECFKKYPEIYGAELADDEDGAPTPDFGDEQPAPDAQKTSAEPIAQSTQTPPPQEAQKESPKAQSEAAPVEKKPEVEKKQEEPKVEVPRKTLDSEPLQSHDATAANAEIKILEQEAAQKKIELKK; encoded by the exons ATGTATCGTACAACCTTGCGATCGGCCTCGAGGCCTGTAATTGCTAGTCTGCGCTCCAGCACCCTCCGCGCCGCTCCGAGACGATTCGCTTCGACTGCTGCTCCTGCCGACAAGTCCCGGACATGGAAGAGCTCCGTCGCGCGATTGGGTCTGGCTGCTGCGGCTGTGTATTACTACAACACCAGCCCGGTCTTTGCTGAGGAGGCTGCTT CACAAAAGATTGCCGCACCCGCTGCCTTTTCCGACGATGATCTTCCCACAGTCGACTCCGTTCTCGAGGAGAAGCGGAAAcagatcaagaagcagagCCCCGAAAAGAAGCCCGCCGAATCGCCCGAGCCCGAGACTGGTGCCCAGAGCACAGTAGCCGCCGATGGATCACCCGCTgcattggaggaggaggccggcCAGCAGGGCGCCTTTAACCCTGAGACTGGAGAGATCAACTGGGACTGCCCTTGCCTGGGTGGCATGGCTCACGGACCTTGCGGCGAGGAGTTCAAGACTGCATTTAGCTGCTTCGTGTTCTCTACTGAGGAGCCCAAGGGAATGGACTGCATCGACAAGTTCCA GGGCATGCAAGAGTGCTTCAAGAAGTACCCCGAGATTTACGGCGCTGAGCtagccgacgacgaggacggtgCCCCTACCCCCGACTTTGGCGACGAGCAGCCCGCCCCCGATGCCCAAAAGACTTCCGCCGAGCCCATCGCCCAATCCACACAAACCCCTCCACCCCAGGAGGCTCAGAAGGAGTCACCAAAGGCCCAGTCCGAGGCTGCCCCCGTAGAAAAGAAGCCTGaggtggagaagaagcaagaagaGCCCAAGGTTGAAGTACCCAGGAAGACCTTAGATTCAGAGCCTCTGCAATCCCACGACGCAACTGCTGCGAATGCAGAGATTAAGATTCTTGAACAGGAGGCTGCACAAAAGAAGATCGAGCTgaagaagtaa
- a CDS encoding MFS domain-containing protein, which produces MSRSSQRELMSSGSQNIHQEPDMPQDVPEAQPPPAEKPKTGRGWRFWAVFISLSISAFLSALEGAVVSTALPSISRAVNAGEDYIWMVNVFFLTSAAVQPLYSQLADIWGRRWPMITALGIFALGSGICGGATSASMLIGGRTIQGLGAAGINVLVEIIICDLLPLRERGQFMGLMFFFIVLGSVAGPFLGGILVDRASWRWVFYINLPFCGLCLVLLFLFLNVQRPQNGASTKESLKKIDFIGLFILCGSISSLLYALTYGGTRYEWSAPAIIVSFIIGIVGVVAFFLYQVSPLCKHPAMPKALFGNRTSVAAFLATFMQLMLSYAPLYFLPVYFQAVKRSTPSRSGVQIIPFSVTFCVSGLVGGIVVSKLGRFKAIHIASFSLQIISVGTFTLLDRNSSMAVWVILQLIFGWSIGMPNPSLLTAIQADIPDSLNAASTGAFAFVRSVATIFAVSVPAAVFGNRFDQLLATTEAVNDPELQAGLERGQAYEKASRAFINSFPEEIQDAIITLYEESLKRVWYVSLAFAGAGFLFVLLEKNLVTREDKDTSEFELLDNPTTADGNGAKDARTETV; this is translated from the exons ATGAGCCGCAGCAGCCAGCGAGAACTGATGTCTTCTGGAAGTCAAAACATTCATCAAGAGCCCGATATGCCTCAAGATGTGCCCGAggctcaacctcctcctgcCGAAAAGCCCAAGACCGGTCGTGGCTGGCGTTTCTGGGCTGTCTTTATTTCGCTCTCCATttcggccttcttgagcgCTCTCGAGGGTGCCGTTGTCTCGACGGCTTTGCCTTCCATCTCCCGTGCTGTGAATGCAGGGGAAGATTACATCTGGATGGTGAATGTCTTTTTTCTCACCAG TGCGGCTGTGCAGCCCCTTTACAGCCAATTGGCCGATATCTGGGGCCGACGATGGCCCATGATCACAGCCTTGGGAATCTTCGCCTTGGGCAGTGGTATCTGCGGAGGAGCAACCTCAGCAAGTATGCTAATCGGCGGCCGAACTATCCAGGGGCTCGGGGCAGCAGGAATCAACGTCCTTGTTGAGATCATCATCTGCGACCTCCTCCCGCTCCGAGAGCGTGGACAGTTCATGGGGCTGAtgttcttcttcatcgtcctGGGATCCGTGGCCGGTCCTTTCCTAGGTGGCATCTTGGTTGATCGAGCATCGTGGAGATGGGTCTTTTACATTAATCTCCCATTCTGCGGGCTCTGTTTGGTGCTGTTGTTCCTGTTCCTCAACGTGCAACGACCACAAAATGGCGCGTCTACCAAGGAGAGTCTCAAGAAGATTGATTTTATCGGACTCTTCATTCTCTGCGGGTCAATCTCCTCGTTACTCTACGCCTTGACGTATGGAGGAACGCGGTACGAGTGGTCAGCTCCCGCCATCATAGtcagcttcatcatcggGATAGTCGGCGTGGTCGCCTTCTTCTTATACCAGGTCTCACCTCTTTGCAAGCATCCCGCCATGCCCAAAGCCCTTTTCGGAAACAGAACCTCGGTCGCAGCCTTCCTAGCAACTTTTATGCAGCTCATGCTCTCGTACGCACCTCTGTACTTCCTCCCCGTCTACTTTCAAGCGGTGAAGCGTTCAACCCCTTCCCGCTCTGGAGTACAGATCATCCCGTTCTCGGTCACCTTTTGCGTTAGCGGCTTGGTCGGCGGAATCGTGGTCAGCAAGCTCGGCCGCTTCAAGGCCATTCATATCGCCAGCTTTTCCCTCCAGATAATCTCCGTCGGAACATTCACCCTCCTCGATCGCAACTCAAGCATGGCTGTTTGGGTCATTCTTCAGCTCATCTTCGGATGGTCAATCGGCATGCCAAACCCTTCCCTCTTGACAGCCATCCAGGCCGACATTCCCGACAGCCTCAACGCGGCGAGCACAGGtgcctttgcctttgtgAGAAGTGTCGCCACCATCTTTGCCGTGAGCGTGCCCGCTGCTGTCTTTGGAAACCGCTTCGATCAGCTCCTCGCAACCACGGAGGCGGTGAACGACCCTGAGCTACAGGCAGGACTGGAGCGAGGTCAAGCATACGAGAAGGCATCACGAGCCTTTATCAATTCTTTCCCAGAGGAGATTCAAGATGCCATTATTACTCTATACGAGGAAAGCTTGAAGAGGGTCTGGTACGTCTCATTGGCCTttgctggtgctggcttTCTATTCGTTCTGCTGGAGAAGAACTTGGTCACGCGAGAGGATAAGGATACCTCCGAGTTCGAACTGCTTGATAACCCAACTACTGCTGACGGAAACGGAGCCAAGGACGCGCGCACCGAGACCGTTTAA
- a CDS encoding PKS-ER domain-containing protein → MAYPRTCRSFRRTEPPYPLAVVPSTETLPETLGPCDVVIRIHAVSLNFRDVAMLHEGRYPAPAEPRGISASDCAAEVVAVGHEVNQFKIGDHVAPVFNMTDLDGTERDSDAVALGGNGPGVLREFAVFEDKFLVKLPQHLSWEEASTLACAGLTAWTSLDSLKGSNEDTAVLLQGTGGVSMFALLICLAAGIKPIITSSSDAKLERVKQLGRDVQGINYKKHPDVTAEALRITGGKGVDYVVNNTGPASIPSDLQALRKKHGTISLVGFLEGFEADWNPSVLLTLLSRAAKIQGIQVGSKKEFEELNRFLDEKKVRLDSIVDKTFAFEDSAAAFDYLYSGSHIGKVVIKI, encoded by the exons ATGGCCTACCCACGCACCTGTCGCTCGTTCCGTCGTACCGAACCCCCCTACCCTCTTGCTGTTGTACCGTCCACCGAAACACTCCCAGAGACACTCGGCCCTTGCGACGTCGTCATCCGCATCCATGCGGTATCGCTCAACTTCCGTGATGTAGCCATGCTGCACGAAGGCCGCTACCCCGCGCCGGCCGAGCCCCGAGGCATATCTGCGTCAGACTGCGCGGCGGAGGTCGTGGCTGTGGGGCATGAGGTGAACCAATTCAAGATTGGGGATCATGTGGCCCCAGTCTTCAACATGACCGATCTAGACGGCACGGAAAGGGATAGTGATGCCGTGGCCCTTGGTGGCAACGGCCCTGGAGTGCTCAGGGAATTCGCGGTATTCGAAGACAAGTTCCTCGTGAAGCTGCCGCAGCATTTGTCTTGGGAAGAG GCATCAACGCTCGCGTGTGCGGGACTGACAGCTTGGACGTCGCTCGATTCGCTCAAAGGCTCCAACGAGGACACTGCCGTACTGTTACAAG GCACTGGCGGCGTCAGCATGTTTGCGCTGCTGATATGTCTTGCGGCCGGTATCAAGCCAATCATCACTTCGTCTTCGGATGCCAAGCTTGAAAGGGTGAAACAGCTTGGTCGTGATGTCCAAGGAATCAATTATAAGAAGCACCCAGACGTTACAGCGGAAGCACTGCGGATCACCGGCGGCAAAGGGGTAGACTACGTTGTTAATAACACTGGGCCAGCTTCCATTCCCTCAGATTTGCAGGCCTTGCGTAAGAAGCACGGGACCATTTCGTTGGTAGGATTTCTAGAAGGCTTCGAGGCCGACTGGAATCCCAGTGTGCTTCTTACTCTTCTATCGAGGGCCGCTAAGATTCA GGGTATCCAAGTCGGGTCGAAGAAGGAGTTTGAGGAATTGAACAGGTTTctggacgagaagaaggtccGGCTTGACTCGATAGTCGATAAAACATTCGCTTTCGAGGATTCCGCTGCAGCGTTCGACTATCTTTACTCAGGATCACACATAGGGAAGGTCGTGATTAAGATCTAG
- a CDS encoding Myb-DNA-bind-3 domain-containing protein: protein MSEDDGDVVLGPDGQAPTRVDRDRRAPRFSWTPAYEATFFRSLCESVQLGLRENSSFKAEAWERAAQALQESHGAYPTKSHLINKSDNARKRFRLWRGLREDAEFLYNPVTRTVTATEEAWTAHIEREPLSRALRGRPFDHEDYMEILYPDVIGSGGAPKRIMKPRRRTDGPIAEDPEMPGTGILNLQSEPPPRPPGLESPNSRPVLTQTPTTSSTGSTQQRPTSTTIPPRGAPTVNASALTPPDETITQSRKRQLPTTSTPATFESPPASNMPLGQAPESPGKRRRTSSNDGSRALTSTMLNSSMLPLAVRDGPSVASPSQTDSQLLSHAPVIEELVEAVRSRSSLRWQEEALDVFFRDFADEDLDLQVKISESVLINECKAMVFCKMPGRVRQHWVRRFKESLYRQ, encoded by the exons ATGTCCGAAGACGACGGCGATGTTGTGCTCGGCCCCGACGGCCAAGCACCTACCCGAGTTGACCGAGATCGAAGAGCTCCGCGCTTCAGCTGGACTCCTGCCTACGAAGCTACCTTCTTCCGAAGCCTCTGCGAGAGCGTCCAGCTAGGCCTTCGCGAGAACTCTTCCTTCAAAGCTGAAGCTTGGGAGCGTGCCGCCCAGGCCCTGCAGGAGAGTCACGGTGCCTATCCAACAAAGAGCCACCTGATCAACAAGAGCGACAATGCTAGGAAGCGTTTTCGATTATGGAGAGGCCTTCGCGAGGATGCCGAGTTCTTGTATAACCCAGTGACGAGAACAGTCACTGCCACCGAAGAGGCGTGGACCGCACACATCGAG AGGGAACCTCTGTCCAGGGCGCTCCGCGGCCGACCCTTCGATCACGAAGACTACATGGAGATCCTGTACCCCGACGTAATCGGCTCGGGGGGTGCTCCTAAGCGTATCATGAAGCCTCGACGACGAACCGACGGTCCTATCGCTGAAGATCCCGAGATGCCTGGCACAGGGATTTTGAATCTCCAGAGCGAGCCCCCTCCCCGGCCTCCCGGCTTAGAGAGCCCCAATTCTCGGCCTGTTTTGACCCAGACCCCGACCACCTCCTCGACGGGCTCGACCCAGCAACGGCCAACGTCTACTACAATCCCTCCTCGCGGCGCACCGACCGTTAATGCCAGCGCGCTGACCCCGCCGGACGAGACCATCACCCAGAGCCGCAAGCGCCAGCTTCCCACGACGAGCACCCCCGCTACCTTCGAGTCGCCCCCAGCTTCGAACATGCCTCTGGGCCAGGCTCCCGAGTCTCCTGGGAAGCGGCGCCGGACTTCCTCCAACGATGGCTCCCGCGCGCTGACCTCTACTATGCTTAACTCGTCCATGCTACCTCTCGCGGTTCGGGATGGCCCCAGTGTCGCATCTCCTTCGCAGACCGATAGCCAGCTCCTGTCGCATGCACCTGTCATCGAGGAGCTCGTCGAAGCAGTGCGCTCGCGAAGCAGTCTGCGCTGGCAGGAGGAAGCTCTCGACGTCTTCTTCCGCGACTTTGCGGATGAAGACCTCGATTTACAGGTCAAGATTTCCGAGAGTGTGCTCATCAACGAGTGCAAGGCCATGGTCTTTTGCAAGATGCCGGGCCGTGTGCGTCAGCACTGGGTGAGGAGGTTTAAGGAGTCTCTTTACAGACAGTGA
- a CDS encoding Thiamine pyrophosphokinase, translating to MASQTFEWRPAKLLQEYDSPQDFALLILNQPLKNGVNLRKLWKNSSVRVAADGGANRLHKLSSFHGKYSNLQLIIGDLDSLTPAVREFYSSQPSPATVIHDADQESTDFGKAINWIRKEYPRGIDIVALGGIGGRVDQGLSQLHHLYLFQTDPNYASGRIYLLSGFSLTFLLKPGTHNIQVREDGEEDSFGKHVGIIPLKEPANITTHGLEWDVTDWHTEIGGHLSTSNHILPDVQFVQVTTDRDVLFTVALKQGEGEDHD from the exons ATGGCATCTCAGACGTTCGAATGGCGGCCCGCGAAACTGCTGCAGGAATACGACAGTCCTCAAGACTTCGCTCTACTCATCTTGAACCAGCCTTTGAAGAATGGAGTTAACCTGCGCAAGCTCTGGAAGAACT CTTCCGTGAGAGTGGCAGCCGATGGCGGAGCCAACCGACTCCACAAGCTCTCATCCTTCCACGGCAAATAC TCCAAcctccagctcatcatcgGCGACCTCGACTCTCTCACCCCAGCAGTTCGCGAATTCTACTCTTCCCAACCGTCGCCTGCAACCGTCATCCATGACGCCGACCAAGAGTCAACCGACTTTggcaaggccatcaactGGATTCGAAAAGAGTATCCCAGAGGAATCGATATCGTCGCTCTCGGGGGCATCGGCGGTCGCGTTGACCAAGGCCTCTCGCAGCTTCACCACCTCTACCTCTTCCAGACAGACCCCAACTACGCCTCTGGAAGAATTTACCTCCTCTCGGGCTTCAGCCTCACCTTCCTGCTCAAGCCCGGCACGCACAACATCCAGGTCCGcgaggacggcgaggaggactCCTTTGGCAAGCACGTTGGCATCATCCCCCTCAAGGAGCCCGCCAACATCACGACGCATGGCTTAGAGTGGGACGTGACCGACTGGCACACCGAGATTGGCGGACACCTCAGCACGAGCAACCACATCCTGCCCGATGTGCAGTTCGTGCAGGTCACGACGGACAGGGACGTACTCTTCACGGTGGCGCTCAAACAGGGCGAGGGTGAAGACCACGACTAG
- a CDS encoding D-ser-dehydrat domain-containing protein, translating into MDHSLENYKSYIGKPISELPTPSLVINLPVLKQNVDTLHRDVEKLGIGFRPHVKTLKSLEVTRMMLAGGKYRGIVASTIPEIQGALPLVKEGILDECLYGLPVYPSVLPRLVELRKSLRILLMVDNEQQIALLEQSDSSKQPWDIFVKLDVGSHRAGVETNSQALHSLVERAEKSSAVSIYGFYCHAGHSYAGRSRNEAEETLNVEVSSVLSAAKLLPSDRNIVISVGSTPTAHVVESLKASMPANIKLELHAGNFPSNDLQQVSTGLVTEAQQAVSVAAEVCSVYPERNEALVNAGVIALSREASAFTGFGRVVGKQAWGVVRLSQEHGILGTSEEGRRVEDDFKVGQRSCETIPLSVITLNTSPHITQVIMSYADVAASGPKQSPQDAAAPQPPEIISTESASTASLIDVDLPSVHTVNSEFLDQPVKTETQAARIEREEEAREEKRKRDAAAAKARQTDNWLIRQFSRLSDGSATGLVIANFATVVGLSAYLGYKGWGLYEKGKLDWKAVGIGAGILASVSAAEGVLGRYLYKGKKGGS; encoded by the exons ATGGATCACTCACTTGAAAACTACAAATCCTACATCGGAAAGCCCATTTCCGAGCTCCCCACGCCATCCCTCGTCATCAATCTCCCCGTCCTCAAGCAAAATGTCGATACCCTACACCGCGACGTCGAGAAGCTCGGCATCGGGTTCAGACCTCATGTAAAAACGCTCAAG TCCCTCGaggtgacgaggatgatgctcGCGGGCGGCAAATACAGGGGTATCGTCGCCTCCACCATTCCCGAGATCCAGGGTGCCCTACCCCTGGTGAAAGAAGGCATCCTAGACGAG TGTCTGTACGGTCTTCCCGTCTACCCCAGTGTTCTGCCAAGACTGGTTGAGCTCCGAAAATCACTAcgcatcctcctcatggTGGACAATGAGCAGCAAATAGCGCTCCTCGAGCAGTCAGACTCGAGCAAGCAGCCCTGGGACATCTTTGTCAAGCTAGACGTCGGCTCGCACCGAGCGGGGGTGGAGACCAACAGCCAAGCGCTCCATAGCCTGGTAGAGCGCGCCGAAAAGTCATCGGCAGTTAGCATCTACGGGTTTTACTGTCACGCCGGACACTCGTACGCGGGCAGGTCGCGAAACGAAGCTGAGGAAACCCTCAACGTTGAAGTGTCGAGCGTGCTCTCGGCGGCCAAGCTCCTCCCCTCAGATCGCAACATCGTTATCTCGGTGGGCAGCACACCAACAGCACACGTAGTGGAGAGCCTCAAGGCTTCAATGCCGGCCAACATCAAGCTCGAACTCCACGCAGGCAATTTCCCCAGCAACGACCTTCAGCAAGTATCCACGGGGCTGGTGACCGAAGCCCAGCAAGCCGTCTCGGTGGCGGCCGAGGTGTGCAGCGTGTACCCGGAGAGGAACGAGGCGCTCGTCAACGCAGGCGTGATTGCGCTGTCGCGCGAGGCGAGCGCCTTCACCGGATTCGGCCGCGTGGTGGGCAAGCAGGCGTGGGGCGTCGTGCGACTCTCGCAGGAACACGGCATCTTGGGCACCAGCGAGGAGGGACGAAGGGTCGAAGACGACTTCAAGGTTGGGCAGCGG TCTTGCGAGACAATACCACTCTCAGTAATCACCCTCAACACCTCTCCTCACATCACACAAGTCATCA TGTCTTACGCCGACGTTGCTGCCAGCGGACCCAAGCAGTCCCCCCAGGAC GCCgctgctcctcagcctcctgaGATCATCTCCACTGAGTCCGCCTCCACCGCTTCCCTCATCGACGTTGACCTGCCGTCCGTGCACACCGTCAACTCCGAGTTCCTCGACCAGCCCGTCAAGACCGAGACCCAAGCGGCTCGCAtcgagagagaagaggaggctcGTGAGGAGAAGCGAAAGCGTGAcgccgctgccgccaagGCCCGCCAAACCGACAACTGGCTGATCCGGCAATTTTCTCGTCTTTCCGACGGCAGCGCTACTGGTCTTGTTATTGCCAACTTTGCTACCGTTGTCGGTCTGAGTGCGTACCTGGGCTACAAGGGCTGGGGCCTGTACGAGAAGGGCAAGCTCGACTGGAAGGCCGTTGGCATCGGTGCCGGTATCCTCGCCAGCGTGAGCGCGGCAGAGGGTGTTCTTGGACGGTATCTgtacaagggcaagaagggtggTTCCTAG